The following proteins come from a genomic window of Ictalurus furcatus strain D&B chromosome 12, Billie_1.0, whole genome shotgun sequence:
- the ccdc14 gene encoding coiled-coil domain-containing protein 14 encodes MARHVTPRHKVVSSGRLTGSGRGQVTRKKVAGRPLHLGPSYSLYSTDSEDQVTTINEGLDRCAALLSDILQAEKTDPKTKSQISKAAPAKKKTALGKNETERKRVGKKASAAAHANKRPALVQKTILPSQTYAGLRRQPCVRGVQQPPAVDVVIGSGVRQGGTSVTQVECVQPHSFPLGSSLPPTGPQPSTVFNCRLTTSTPALSPHRPTSAHSPTSHRGADGEMHHFPQQWTEASVAPSTQHGALSATVSPTQYTASFSVAPAVQLQPAVSTAVSAVQPGQLKPSSPVINAPHAGSGGQSSTLQSHSGPQCCPSSPVSAQSHTPVPLATHILVCDSSQDQQLSSGECVSSSSEESGDCMSEDDELDRVDTMPVRDTSCQTSIDKHTVMLKYNSKSGSPVKTARKVMTVKYLLGELKALVANQDSEAVRLISEVEQSISLLPAMVGSTNIQAELALALQPLRSENVQLRRRLRILNQQLQERERAERQARPVDCNLELVSLQSLNLTLQTQLNDRYRELENLQQENQKLQQAVEDRENDLQQTKEQCELETSRIRMDVSEALAQMRNCQAKLEDSERENTALTQSLQQKEAEITKLQEIIRNLQKSPIPCHPAQTDVSRPPAAQLTKSVLDLYENQQREPTVANRVTDSVKAYLETLEDSGHSSPPHPAHPQSHKLSRSSPGQWKCRQERSPKSSDVHTSLKNMAVGSVSQEVEKSEAAFVPLRETATVQLAPVPQKHSPVHGNGHVGLKFLGLAFNKLGISNGLPALHEDHCTDYLPCPDGVSLQLKQPSEGAVNLADQSQSQSQHARRRLHMGEASVYTGRPSAYENTFSSCDIKSLDSDWCVNSFSTFNTRDEQEFRNGLAALDASIASLQRTLKADLKR; translated from the exons ATGGCAAGGCACGTGACACCCAGACACAAG GTGGTGTCATCCGGTAGGTTGACGGGATCCGGCCGAGGACAGGTGACCAGGAAAAA GGTTGCTGGAAGACCTCTACATCTTGGCCCTTCATATTCTCTTTACTCCACAGATTCAGAAGACCAG GTCACAACCATAAACGAAGGCCTGGATCGATGTGCGGCTTTGCTCAGCGATATACTTCAAGCTGAAAAAACAG ACCCCAAGACGAAGTCGCAAATCTCAAAGGCGGCTCCTGCCAAAAAGAAAACAGCACTTGGCAAGaatgaaacagagagaaagagggtcGGGAAGAAGGCAAGCGCAGCCGCACACGCAAACAAGAGACCAG CTCTGGTCCAGAAGACCATCTTACCCTCACAGACTTATGCAGGCTTAAGAAGGCAGCCATGTGTCCGTGGTGTGCAGCAGCCCCCTGCTGTCGATGTTGTCATCGGATCAGGAGTGAGGCAGGGAGGGACCTCTGTGACACAAGTGGAGTGTGTTCAGCCGCACAGCTTTCCTCTAGGCAGCAGTCTTCCACCCACAG GACCGCAACCCTCCACTGTGTTTAATTGCCGTCTGACCACCTCCACCCCAGCACTCAGTCCTCACAGACCCACATCAGCTCACAGTCCAACG TCTCACAGAGGAGCAGATGGAGAGATGCATCACTTCCCTCAGCAGTGGACTGAAGCCTCTGTGGCACCATCAACTCAACACGGAGCTTTAAGTGCTACAGTTTCACCCACCCAGTACACAGCGTCTTTTTCTGTAGCTCCAGCTGTCCAGCTGCAGCCTGCAGTCTCCACAGCTGTGTCGGCTGTACAACCGGGGCAGCTTAAACCCTCCAGTCCTGTTATAAATGCACCTCATGCAGGTTCAGGTGGACAGAGCAGCACCCTACAGTCACATAGTGGACCTCAATGCTGCCCTtcttctccagtgtcagcacaaaGCCACACACCGGTACCCCTCGCCACCCACATCCTGGTGTGCGACAGTTCACAGGATCAACAGCTTTCGTCTGGAGAGTGTGTGTCGTCTTCatcagaggagagtggggaCTGCATGAGTGAAGACGATGAGCTGGACAGAGTGGATACCATGCCAGTCAGAGACACAAGCTGTCAGACCAGCATAGACAAGCATACTGTGATGCTGAAATACAACAGCAAGTCAGGGAGCCCTGTAAAGACAGCCAGGAAGGTGATGACTGTCAAATACCTGTTAGGAGAGCTGAAGGCGCTGGTAGCTAATCAAG ACAGTGAGGCGGTTCGTCTTATCTCAGAGGTAGAGCAGAGCATCTCCCTGCTCCCCGCCATGGTGGGCAGCACCAACATTCAGGCTGAGCTTGCCCTCGCACTGCAGCCACTCAGAAGTGAGAACGTGCAGCTCCGCAG GCGTCTGAGAATACTGAATCAGCAGTTACAGGAACGGGAGAGAGCAGAAAGACAGGCAAGACCGGTGGACTGCAATCTAGAAT tggtCTCGCTTCAGTCGCTAAACCTCACACTTCAGACTCAGTTAAATGACCGCTATAGAGAGCTGGAGAACCTTCAGCAGGAGAACCAGAAACTACAGCAGGCTGTAGAGGACCGAGAGAACGACCTGCAACAGACCAAAGAGCAGTGCGAGTTAGAGACAAGTCGTATACGcatgg ATGTGAGTGAGGCATTAGCTCAAATGCGAAACTGCCAGGCTAAGCTGGAAGACTCTGAGAGGGAGAACACTGCACTGACACAGAGCCTCCAGCAGAAGGAGGCAGAGATCACAAAACTACAGGAGATAATCAG AAATCTTCAGAAAAGCCCCATCCCCTGCCATCCTGCTCAGACAGATGTTTCCAGACCTCCTGCGGCTCAGCTCACTAAGAGTGTTCTAGATCTGTATGAGAATCAGCAGCGAGAGCCTACTGTGGCCAACCGAGTCACAGACTCCGTTAAGGCCTACCTTGAGACTCTAGAGGACTCTGGACACAGCTCGCCACCTCACCCAGCTCACCCTCAATCCCATAAACTGTCTCGCTCTTCCCCTGGCCAGTGGAAATGCAGACAAGAGCGTTCCCCTAAAAGCTCAGATGTACACACATCACTAAAGAACATGGCAGTTGGGAGTGTGAGTCAGGAAGTAGAGAAGAGCGAAGCAGCTTTTGTTCCGCTACGAGAAACGGCAACGgtgcagcttgcaccagttccCCAGAAACACTCTCCAGTTCATGGAAACGGTCACGTCGGACTGAAGTTCCTCGGACTTGCGTTTAATAAACTTGGCATCTCAAATGGCCTCCCAGCTCTGCATGAGGATCATTGTACAGATTACCTCCCATGTCCTGATGGTGTGAGCTTACAGCTGAAACAGCCCAGTGAGGGTGCTGTTAATCTTGCAGACCAGTCGCAATCCCAATCCCAGCATGCACGGCGACGTCTGCATATGGGAGAAGCATCAGTATACACAGGAAGGCCATCAGCATATGAGAACACCTTTTCATCCTGTGATATAAAATCTTTAGATTCAGACTGGTGCGTGAACTCCTTTTCTACGTTTAACACACGCGACGAGCAAGAGTTCCGCAATGGCTTAGCAGCTTTAGATGCCAGTATTGCCAGCCTGCAGAGGACCCTGAAAGCTGACCTTAAGAGATGA